Part of the Lolium rigidum isolate FL_2022 chromosome 6, APGP_CSIRO_Lrig_0.1, whole genome shotgun sequence genome, CTAGCCATGACATCTCAATCATATGCTTCTTATTCTTATAATTTTTCTATCCTATGATGAAGTTGCTTAAGCCCTCACTGTATGATCCATGATACTACGCGAAGTGACCCCATTTTATTCTTCTTACCAGAATGCAACATCGAAAATGAACCTAATTTGATCAGTGGAGAAACCAGAGAGCTAGATCATACTCCCACGCAGGCACACGGAGCAGAAATTTGTAACGAGTCACGCTACGCAGGCATGGGAAACTTGAGAAAGTTGAAGTTGCTGCACGTCGTATGCTTGGCATAGAGCAGCGAGCTGAACCCGAGGCGCTGATTCTCCACGTCGAACACCAGCAGGTTGTTCTCCATCTGGAACCCTCCGATCACCACCGCTGGCGCCTCCTTGGGGCCGCCGCCGTACCCGTATTGCTTGTTCTCCTCCCTCATCTCCACGAACGCGAGGCAGGCCGTGTTGTCGTTCACCCTTGCCATGGTGTTGCCGCCGAACAATGTCCAGTTCTTGCCGCCCTCCAGCATCAGGTCGATCTGCGGCACGGCGTAGCCCATCCGCATCTGCCTCAGCTGCGTGGAGTTGTAGCACAGCTCGAACGGCGGAGTCTCCGGCTTGATCCGTGCCATCTCTGACGTGGCCTGGTCGAACGCCGTGATGAACGCGCGGTAGACGTCTGACCGGAGCGCCGTGTACGGGATCGTGGAGGAAAGCGCGATGAGTAGCGGCGCCGCCCCATAGCCGTCGAGCGGAACTTGGATCTGGTTCACGGCAATGCCCTTGTCCGCCGAGATGTAGTAGCCGGTGGACTTGCCATGCTTGCGGAGCGGCGTGTCACCGGCCAGCGTCGCGAAGAGGTCCGGGGTCCCTGGCGGGAGTAGGAAGAGCGGGCCGCCGCCGAAGATGGCCACGCCGTTGCTGACAGCGCTCGGGAGGCAGAGCGCGAACTTGTTGGGCACCTTCTGCGTATCCGCGATCTGCGCGGGGAGCGCGAGCGCGGAGCTCGCGAGCCCCACGACACCAACGTTGTTCCACGGCAGCCCCGTTAACAAGGATTCCGGCGCGCAGGACGTTGATACCATGAATGACACCGTGTAAATAGGGTTCCACCCGTCGGTGGCGTTGacggaggtggtgaactccgtcATGTCGTCCGACGCTGTGTCGCCGGTGACGGGGTTGTACGGGTGGGCGGTGCACTTGCAGCGGCGGGGATTGTCGGCGTCAGGCCTGCCGTAGCCGGTCTGCGGGCAGTTGGGCGGGTGGAAGCGGTGCGCTTGCATGCACGCGGGGCTGGTACACCCCAGCGCGACGTAGCCATCTGGGCAGGTGGACCAGATGATGGGGCCGgagaggtcgaggacgaggtggtTGGTGATTTGGTCGTTCTCGGCGACGGGGGCGCTGACGCTGTACAGCAAGGTGTCCGCGTCCTTGGTGATGGGAATGACCAGTGGCATCCCGCCGTCGCCGGCCACCGTGCACGCCAGCGCGCCGAGCAAGACGGCGATGAGCAGGAGAAGGGGTTTGAGTTGCCACATCTCGGCCATTGCTTAGAGCAGCTAGCTAGGCTGTGAGATTGATAGAGAGCTAGTTCTGTCGGTTTATGTAGAGTGGAGAGGGGGAGATCTGATGGGTTGGCATGAGCGAGTGATGATGTTTGCGGCATACGTCAGTGACGATGTTTGCTTAAAGATTCTCATTTGCTGTTTTCTACTACCTCTATACCATATTAGTTGTCACTAATTCAGACATACCTAGACATATTtaaatatagtactccctccgtcacaaAATGTAAGGCCTCTAAgaattggtcaaaagtcaaaccttactaactttgaccaaatatttagaaaaaatatttacatctacaatatcgaattgacatattaagaaaatatactttatgttgagtctattgatattgatttagtGTTGTAAATATTCATACTTTTGTGTATAAAGTTGATCAAACTTtaaaaacgttgacttttgactaatccttagacgccttacattttgggacggagcgaGTACATTCAAATCTGCGACAAATAATATGGAATGGAGAGACTATTTCATATTGCTTCGCGTAAAAAAATTGTTTGAAGTCAAACTTTGCCAAATTTAACTGATTATATGTAAAAATATAATATTATTTAGGAAATTTAAATAATACtatctccatcccaaagcttaaggcttatattatttttatagtcaaactatgtcaaatttgactaagtttttaccaaaaatcattaacatgcaaaatacaaaattaatattattaaatatataataaaatatattttcctattgtatctacaattttttttatttgttgatagattattctaaaattttggttaaactttacttggtttgacttttcaaaaaaaaaaaatcttaagcTTCGGGACGGAGGTAGTTTTAATAGTATCGTAATGCAATATTAATATACTCATATACATATGAttatatatattaatattaaattaTTAATAGTTGGTTAAAGATTAACCTTGGAGGGAGTACTCTCGTAGTGCCTATAagattttttcaaaattaaaccACGCAAAATTTTGATCAATTTATACAAAAAAGATCAACATCCAGAATATCAAACCAATACTGTTATTTGTTGTGAAGTTACTTCAATATAGTATACATACGGTTATGTATGTATAGATATTTTTCTTAATAATTTTGATCTAAGTTAGTGAAGATAGACTTTCGTGAAAACTAATGCGCATTATATTATGTCAATGGCACGACTTCCAGGCGCCATTGAACCAGTCCAAGCTTTTCCGTTGAATTAATCAAAGCTGTCAGTATATCTTAATCACATCCGTATCGTAGTTGAAATTAACTACAGATAGTGAGTGTCGGTGATGCGCAATAGCCGATCGATCAGAGTGTATTGGATGTTCACCACACGATGTACGTTCATGAGTCAATATAGTACACATACGGTTATGTATGTATAGATATTTTTCTTAATAATTTTGATCTAAGTTAGTGAAGATAGACTTTCGTGAAAACTAATTAATGCGCATTATATTATGTCAATGGCACGACTTCCAGGCGCCATTAAACCAGTCCAAGCTTTTCCGTTGAATTAATCAAAGCTGTCAGTATATCTTAATCACATCCGTATCGTAGTTGAAATTAACTACAGATAGTGAGTGTCGGTGATGCGCAATAGCCGATCGATGGATCGATCAGAGTGTATTGGATGTTCACCACACGATGTACGTTCATGAGTCAACCGGTGTAAGTTAATTAATACttactccgattcatattatttgATGCTAAAATAGATGTATTTATAATTAAAATTTATTCAGATACACCTATATTAATATCATCAAGTAATGTGAATCGAAAGAAGAGTAGTTCAGAGTTAGTGTCATACACATCAAGATCTGTCCTGATGTGGTGTAGCTTAAATTGGAAGCAACCGACCGAGCTGTCCTGCACTGATATGGAAGTAATAATGGAGTAATATATGGATAACATGGGTTGATTCACATAACAATGCGTGTTTACATATCGATGACGAGCATATACACGTGAGTGATGATCTTTGCTTGAGGACTTTGCACGACGTCGAGGCGCCATTGCATCGGTCCAAGCTATTGCGTTCAGTTGGGGTCATTAGTCAAAATTCTCACTACTTCTTAATCGATAAACACGTCGGCATGTGAGTAAAATTAACTACAGATACACAGTCCGTGATCTGGGTGTTGCTGACGCGACGATCGATGGGATATGAGATTTTCTTTTCCAAAGTTGGAACCTGATATCTGCATCGAACGTATTACCTCTGTCTATTATCTGAGGTTTGTATAAATCTGGATTTACTGTTACAGATGGAGGAATAACAAAAAAatggcaacgtgtgcttgtcgatctttcaggtcggcagcttggttttctcgccgttcttcagatctggcgagatctgtttctcgacgtgtcactagcgtttgtcgttgtccacgacggcgctgggggctggggcgaggtggttcttctggagcgaagatgttgtccggaggtggtggatatgtcgttcttctccgacttcgtcgatgggaggcggcgtatcttggttcaagacagcacggggatgtcccccggtcgacgtgccacagcgacata contains:
- the LOC124662424 gene encoding chitinase CLP-like, yielding MWQLKPLLLLIAVLLGALACTVAGDGGMPLVIPITKDADTLLYSVSAPVAENDQITNHLVLDLSGPIIWSTCPDGYVALGCTSPACMQAHRFHPPNCPQTGYGRPDADNPRRCKCTAHPYNPVTGDTASDDMTEFTTSVNATDGWNPIYTVSFMVSTSCAPESLLTGLPWNNVGVVGLASSALALPAQIADTQKVPNKFALCLPSAVSNGVAIFGGGPLFLLPPGTPDLFATLAGDTPLRKHGKSTGYYISADKGIAVNQIQVPLDGYGAAPLLIALSSTIPYTALRSDVYRAFITAFDQATSEMARIKPETPPFELCYNSTQLRQMRMGYAVPQIDLMLEGGKNWTLFGGNTMARVNDNTACLAFVEMREENKQYGYGGGPKEAPAVVIGGFQMENNLLVFDVENQRLGFSSLLYAKHTTCSNFNFLKFPMPA